One region of Natronobacterium texcoconense genomic DNA includes:
- a CDS encoding HNH endonuclease — MAPDRLRSIVPMFGGGTRYVETLDAVLEFVEAHQPTIDELVGWHRGSFSNVTSRDSIMRRVSYLRQVGFLQQADERWRIGDAGWESVQQGDVGTLLWIMCDRNVGLRSLLYALSAGPMTLEEVSEQQLDTHPELGWSRGETDMARQRVNWLRSMGLVKERGDAYVLTGEGRSFVEDAVAEWSDSEWTPAMTDDGMSAGTCATTIHAREVDPEFRATVILRHDGEFPVSGVDRPGLLDIAHMLARNEFPEYRADLANVLPLSKTHHAAFDRGVFTIDRDYRLQVNPSFETQSELLQRTIIEQDGERIPMADESLNPEYLAQHNAELAWV; from the coding sequence ATGGCTCCGGATCGTCTGCGTAGTATTGTCCCGATGTTTGGTGGTGGAACGCGATATGTTGAGACATTGGATGCGGTTCTTGAGTTCGTGGAGGCACATCAGCCAACGATAGATGAGCTCGTTGGGTGGCATCGCGGGTCGTTTTCGAATGTGACGAGTCGGGATTCGATTATGCGCCGAGTGAGTTATCTTAGGCAGGTCGGCTTCTTGCAGCAGGCGGATGAGCGGTGGCGGATCGGTGACGCTGGCTGGGAGTCCGTTCAACAGGGTGATGTGGGAACATTGCTTTGGATCATGTGTGATCGCAATGTCGGGCTTCGGAGTCTTCTATATGCGTTGTCTGCCGGGCCGATGACGCTCGAGGAGGTGAGTGAGCAGCAGTTAGACACGCACCCGGAGTTGGGATGGAGTCGTGGGGAGACGGACATGGCGCGTCAGCGAGTGAATTGGTTGCGAAGTATGGGGCTCGTTAAGGAACGAGGTGACGCATATGTGTTGACAGGCGAGGGTCGGTCCTTCGTCGAAGATGCTGTTGCGGAGTGGAGTGACTCGGAATGGACCCCAGCGATGACCGACGACGGCATGAGTGCTGGGACGTGCGCGACGACGATTCACGCTCGTGAAGTTGATCCTGAGTTCCGTGCGACGGTGATTTTGCGGCATGACGGAGAGTTCCCGGTCTCGGGTGTTGATCGTCCTGGCCTGCTGGACATCGCGCACATGTTGGCACGGAATGAGTTCCCGGAATACCGGGCGGATTTGGCGAACGTGCTACCGCTTAGTAAGACGCATCACGCGGCGTTTGACCGCGGAGTGTTCACAATTGACCGAGACTACCGTTTGCAAGTGAACCCGTCGTTCGAGACGCAAAGCGAGCTGTTACAGCGAACTATCATCGAACAAGACGGTGAGCGAATCCCAATGGCAGATGAGAGTCTGAACCCGGAGTACCTCGCACAGCATAACGCGGAACTTGCGTGGGTGTAG
- a CDS encoding N-6 DNA methylase, whose protein sequence is MDDSQRSKEILSRTCIFDFYLKSALYSLHKPEHEELEELSVDSDFQARFAEAERITQDKGFELSVPANLIVELTETEIQTVLALRSALGAVSHPAESLSMVYERLFVQEDRRDLGQFATPNYISNILAKWAIDDADDIVLDPGVGAGMLSSAAISEKLRQGANKPLQDIRANDIDELSVSMAAVSLKLVDGPGSPVLEKGNFLDFTAHDWTESGRVQTETVDAVVANPPYSRSQALEPDLKANANQTVSRETGIDFHGKSPLYVYFIAHAAQFVAEGGRLAFIIPSGFMKTEFGVPFKQYLLNRFQIDAIVQLDEDENTFRGVRTTATLVFLEYKQAPEDHETTFINLPKWPDIDNINELLNIDFPDDPEEDGYRVDLLQRLLSPEDDWQHYFSPTEMDEIKGLGEFRDIAQIKRGIATGNNDLFCLNEADLEEHNIPDRFLQPIIKSAQDIPGYEITKQDWEEWRAKGKDVWLLYAYENGKKLVDRDLLDEYLSYAEEAFDTDRELFDRRNPWYCVDQRDPAPILAKYMSRTGSQFIYNGANVRTLNNFHNIDPNFEPDEQSVKALLAYLNSNIVRKEISKVSRSYSGLEKIELGALKSAPVIDPRELEVSVVDRLAALFDKLEKRERSDGDVEGIREDIDDTLRDILDFSVESDASAVED, encoded by the coding sequence ATGGACGACTCCCAACGCTCCAAGGAAATCCTGTCCCGAACATGTATCTTCGACTTCTATCTCAAGAGCGCTCTCTATTCGCTGCACAAGCCAGAACACGAGGAACTCGAGGAACTATCTGTAGATTCGGACTTTCAAGCCCGCTTTGCTGAGGCCGAACGGATCACCCAGGACAAAGGTTTTGAACTCAGTGTCCCAGCAAACCTGATCGTCGAACTTACTGAAACGGAGATCCAAACCGTCCTAGCCCTCCGGAGCGCGCTCGGCGCGGTATCACATCCGGCAGAGAGTCTCAGTATGGTGTATGAACGACTGTTTGTACAAGAAGACCGACGCGATTTGGGGCAATTTGCCACCCCGAACTACATCAGCAACATACTAGCTAAGTGGGCAATCGACGACGCAGACGACATCGTGCTTGACCCGGGTGTTGGCGCCGGCATGCTCTCGTCTGCGGCCATATCTGAGAAACTCCGTCAGGGAGCGAACAAACCACTCCAAGACATCAGGGCAAACGATATCGATGAGCTGTCAGTGTCAATGGCGGCAGTGTCGCTCAAACTCGTCGACGGGCCGGGAAGCCCAGTGCTCGAGAAAGGGAATTTCCTGGATTTCACGGCGCATGATTGGACCGAGAGTGGTCGAGTTCAAACAGAGACCGTCGACGCTGTCGTAGCAAACCCACCGTATTCGCGATCGCAGGCGCTGGAGCCAGACCTCAAAGCGAACGCCAATCAAACGGTCTCTAGAGAGACAGGGATTGACTTCCACGGCAAATCTCCGCTATATGTATATTTCATCGCTCATGCTGCCCAATTCGTCGCCGAAGGAGGACGGTTAGCCTTCATCATTCCGTCCGGATTCATGAAAACAGAATTTGGTGTTCCGTTTAAGCAATATCTCCTCAATCGGTTCCAGATCGATGCGATTGTTCAACTCGATGAGGATGAAAACACTTTCCGTGGAGTTCGGACTACAGCGACCCTCGTGTTCTTAGAGTACAAGCAGGCGCCAGAAGACCACGAGACAACATTCATCAACCTCCCAAAGTGGCCGGACATCGATAATATCAATGAACTACTTAATATCGATTTCCCAGACGATCCGGAAGAAGATGGCTATCGTGTCGACCTGCTCCAACGTCTTCTGTCTCCGGAGGACGACTGGCAGCACTATTTCTCCCCGACCGAGATGGACGAGATCAAAGGGCTGGGCGAGTTCCGCGACATCGCACAGATCAAACGCGGTATCGCGACAGGAAACAATGATCTCTTTTGCCTGAATGAAGCCGACTTGGAAGAGCACAACATACCCGACCGTTTCCTCCAGCCAATCATCAAGAGCGCCCAAGACATTCCTGGCTATGAAATCACGAAGCAGGACTGGGAAGAGTGGCGAGCAAAGGGAAAAGATGTCTGGCTCCTATATGCGTACGAAAACGGAAAAAAGCTCGTTGATAGGGATCTCCTTGACGAGTACCTCTCGTACGCTGAGGAAGCGTTCGACACAGATCGAGAACTCTTCGATCGTCGAAATCCGTGGTACTGCGTAGACCAGCGCGATCCTGCCCCGATACTCGCGAAATACATGAGCCGAACGGGCTCACAATTCATATATAATGGGGCAAATGTTCGGACGCTCAATAACTTCCACAACATCGACCCCAATTTTGAGCCCGATGAACAGTCGGTTAAGGCACTCTTAGCCTATCTCAACAGCAATATTGTCCGGAAAGAGATTAGTAAGGTAAGTCGATCTTACTCCGGTCTCGAGAAGATCGAGCTTGGCGCACTGAAAAGTGCACCAGTGATCGACCCTCGTGAACTTGAGGTATCAGTCGTTGATCGGCTGGCGGCACTTTTCGATAAACTCGAGAAAAGAGAGCGCTCCGACGGGGATGTCGAGGGCATCAGAGAGGACATCGACGATACGCTGAGAGATATCCTCGATTTCTCAGTTGAGTCGGATGCGTCCGCCGTCGAGGATTGA
- a CDS encoding DEAD/DEAH box helicase: MTTPNSETIKSYQAILQYEESLYRNHGESLSPEETYLTEEELTDCLVGATSPADLLDDDMLLKFDAGYRSSHFDLLHRLSNIRNQHENDPLVFESDISIETEKVPDFGERDLHDLLCGAGVSNEKADLITYAVEGGDAEIDGLSSHQAAAIKKILDERNECLTLDGPTASGKSLTFSIPSFKHALDSLDQEGRTQTSSLLLYPRQALIRDQLSTLLPRLDRLNNRLEEAGDPPISVGVDHGDTPKDLSSDEEEESFFGITCPRCDQESDDNDLIIDAVTGVPQVRCPACEETFEYILPTKRSIAEEPPTILLSTVWSVYHRLRSSRGDNATRYDDLEYIVLDEAHIYTNYVGGHVQYILQLLKEAGSEGEIPQFVLSSATLSNPVEFAKNLTTLDRGKVAHVDYSEVLEAAGVEDERHLVHYYVLPPPNRSVETLNEAMVQCLNLWCTKRNYRALNFIDSIAEINRQYSYIAKYILSPSGNRGEEVIRHTHSEYDQDDPFSWEPLLPTEWEESNRGEFQDYTMNAFADSIGTHTSELHDLERNQIEDSFNAADGGKRLLLSTSTLEMGVDLNSVAAVLQYKLPPGKNEGVIQRIGRAGRNPDTYRVGLGIIEFSSSPSSMMYMFDEELRQELENVSNLSPSQIGNSASIQVQHVLSRALHRMAREGHETYADGIDGLQSKDELIEFLKQLVDYVEATELPASFVDPESTRRETFERQREEFLAQLRTIISGYETTEDASDIDPERILTKSQRYYDELRQVRRKLESVRRDLEALPELPDEYMEPIKGTAESLRTITHLVNDLEETVRHAWYTRDPGQLQQWVAENEEDLREAIEQVPERSEMHDLLFMDLMVWVSGEYGSTAELEEKYNLHMDQITENLTNSVQRFEPKREDNFKSEIESLLDEVKELQRQNLEVLAATHVLSRFEELVSEYQRARGAHLFPVLNTILQNSIHFTGTFEAPQPEFEMEGDTV; encoded by the coding sequence ATGACAACACCAAATTCCGAGACGATCAAGAGTTACCAAGCTATCCTCCAATATGAGGAGTCACTATATCGAAATCACGGAGAATCGCTATCCCCAGAGGAAACATATCTTACCGAGGAAGAGCTCACCGACTGCCTTGTGGGGGCAACTTCGCCAGCTGATTTACTTGACGACGATATGCTCCTGAAGTTCGATGCTGGATACCGATCGAGCCACTTCGACCTCTTACACAGACTCTCGAACATCCGGAATCAACACGAAAACGATCCACTAGTCTTCGAGTCCGACATCTCTATCGAGACCGAGAAAGTTCCTGACTTTGGAGAGCGAGATCTCCACGACTTGCTCTGTGGTGCAGGGGTGAGCAATGAAAAGGCCGATCTCATTACCTATGCTGTTGAGGGGGGCGACGCAGAGATCGATGGACTATCGAGCCATCAGGCAGCGGCCATCAAAAAGATCCTTGATGAGAGGAACGAATGCCTCACACTTGATGGGCCAACTGCATCTGGGAAGTCACTTACATTCTCGATTCCCTCATTTAAACACGCTCTTGATTCACTCGACCAGGAAGGAAGAACACAGACATCATCGCTTCTGCTGTATCCTCGACAAGCATTAATCCGAGATCAGCTGTCAACGCTACTGCCGCGACTCGATCGTCTGAATAACCGTCTCGAAGAAGCAGGAGACCCACCGATATCGGTCGGCGTCGATCATGGTGATACGCCAAAAGACCTCAGCTCAGATGAGGAGGAAGAGAGCTTCTTTGGGATCACTTGTCCAAGATGCGATCAAGAGAGTGATGATAATGACCTCATCATTGATGCCGTCACAGGGGTCCCACAAGTACGATGTCCTGCCTGTGAGGAGACATTCGAATATATCCTCCCAACCAAGAGATCGATAGCAGAGGAGCCTCCGACAATTTTGTTGAGTACTGTCTGGTCGGTGTATCACCGCCTTCGTAGTTCACGAGGAGATAATGCAACCCGATACGACGATTTAGAATACATCGTACTGGACGAAGCGCATATTTACACAAACTATGTAGGGGGGCATGTCCAATATATTCTCCAATTGTTGAAGGAGGCAGGCTCTGAAGGCGAAATTCCCCAGTTCGTTCTCTCATCAGCGACACTCTCAAACCCAGTTGAATTCGCGAAGAATCTCACAACACTGGATAGGGGAAAAGTCGCTCACGTCGACTATTCAGAGGTTCTTGAAGCAGCTGGCGTTGAAGATGAACGCCACCTAGTTCACTACTACGTCCTCCCACCACCGAACCGGAGTGTAGAGACGCTAAATGAAGCGATGGTCCAGTGTCTGAACCTCTGGTGTACCAAAAGGAATTATCGGGCACTGAACTTTATCGATAGCATCGCCGAGATCAACCGACAGTACAGTTACATTGCAAAGTACATTTTGTCGCCGAGCGGGAACCGAGGGGAAGAGGTCATCCGACATACGCATTCGGAGTACGATCAAGATGATCCGTTCTCATGGGAGCCCCTCTTACCTACAGAATGGGAAGAGTCGAACCGCGGTGAGTTCCAGGATTATACGATGAACGCGTTTGCGGACAGCATCGGAACCCACACCAGCGAACTTCATGACTTGGAACGGAACCAAATTGAAGACTCATTTAATGCTGCTGATGGTGGGAAACGACTCCTCCTGTCGACATCAACGCTCGAAATGGGCGTCGATCTGAATAGCGTCGCGGCAGTTCTCCAGTACAAACTTCCACCGGGGAAAAACGAAGGCGTAATCCAGCGGATCGGTCGAGCAGGTCGCAATCCCGATACTTATCGAGTTGGGTTAGGGATTATCGAGTTCTCATCGTCTCCCTCGAGCATGATGTACATGTTTGACGAGGAACTCCGACAGGAACTCGAGAACGTGTCGAATCTCTCGCCCTCACAAATTGGGAATAGTGCATCAATCCAAGTGCAACATGTTCTTTCGAGAGCGCTCCATCGGATGGCTCGAGAGGGCCACGAAACGTATGCTGATGGGATCGATGGGCTCCAATCAAAGGATGAACTGATCGAGTTTTTAAAACAGCTGGTCGATTATGTTGAGGCGACCGAACTTCCGGCATCGTTTGTCGACCCCGAGAGCACACGCCGAGAAACATTCGAACGACAGCGAGAGGAATTCCTAGCGCAACTCCGCACAATCATCTCGGGTTATGAGACCACCGAAGATGCATCAGATATCGATCCTGAGCGTATTCTCACAAAATCCCAGCGCTACTACGATGAACTTCGGCAGGTCCGTCGAAAACTCGAATCTGTTCGACGAGATTTGGAAGCACTCCCAGAACTCCCGGATGAATACATGGAACCAATCAAGGGAACTGCCGAATCTCTTCGGACTATCACACACCTTGTGAATGATTTGGAAGAAACAGTCCGACATGCGTGGTATACGCGAGATCCAGGGCAGTTGCAGCAGTGGGTTGCAGAGAACGAGGAAGATCTCCGGGAAGCTATCGAACAAGTACCCGAACGATCCGAAATGCATGATCTATTATTCATGGATTTGATGGTTTGGGTGAGCGGGGAATACGGATCAACAGCAGAACTTGAGGAGAAATATAATCTTCACATGGACCAGATTACAGAAAACCTGACAAACTCTGTACAGCGATTCGAACCGAAACGAGAGGACAACTTTAAGTCCGAAATCGAGTCACTCCTCGACGAAGTGAAAGAACTGCAGAGACAGAACCTGGAAGTCTTAGCTGCAACTCACGTTCTGAGTCGGTTCGAAGAACTAGTATCTGAGTATCAGCGTGCTAGAGGGGCACATCTCTTCCCCGTTCTGAATACCATTCTTCAGAATTCAATCCACTTCACAGGAACATTTGAAGCGCCGCAGCCTGAGTTTGAGATGGAGGGAGATACAGTATGA
- a CDS encoding DUF2254 domain-containing protein has product MTGWNERIGEISPIFGIGAALLALVSLVGWKVAKYNGPIISANAPGTLADVLFTSQASVVAIVFSLTYVGVQLTSPQYSPRLTWLFTENRHLQLTLIVVGISLFINAVVLVVSDLVPPTLRLATAASMIVLAGVSFAAVAEYAIRSLTLATPSGVIAAYKTRITTDKYLSEIRNTRESRRIDENPLRGFHEFLCSQIDDGSNSTWSNGVEVMTTKAEEITRSVLDTKLGKPSSTQTIDRTQTANLPLIREVDTTQASDVREDDVVECNNELVELPDETNLSGESLFRPLLVEFIPELACKAHESDEEDAALMCLKQLRVTHEHGLEYGSKEVVQLCHEGFRTILTDDPETSVSAELALMSWYFALVELRETAKIESKDHYRFLATEIEFYRDLLENERRAEFYADYSVFEGAFTTTNRILSIAIDSGDDNLNAEIRDLWNLDLDSYSARTALIIATFRLLCSLTELAVMDTGEQNMYVSPDTLHRAWSSVAQAASRLDAVPAVPFYRGLIEAGFVISVRTDGDRSTDQVKRWQKTITRVHNDSPAAVEEAFKQVYPQKGTGRRRTATLPQPLLRLAEFKPIREHKDADRILPELDPTAQPQDPQHTR; this is encoded by the coding sequence GTGACGGGTTGGAATGAGCGGATTGGTGAGATAAGCCCTATTTTCGGGATAGGTGCGGCTCTCCTTGCGTTGGTCTCGCTGGTCGGTTGGAAGGTTGCAAAGTACAATGGGCCGATTATCTCGGCAAACGCTCCCGGGACACTCGCAGATGTACTGTTCACAAGTCAGGCGAGTGTTGTTGCGATTGTATTTTCACTCACATATGTCGGCGTGCAGTTGACGAGTCCCCAATACTCACCGAGACTCACCTGGCTATTCACGGAAAACCGCCACCTCCAACTGACACTGATCGTAGTCGGTATTTCGCTCTTTATTAATGCAGTAGTACTCGTCGTATCAGATCTAGTCCCCCCAACGCTACGGCTTGCGACAGCCGCCTCAATGATCGTCCTAGCAGGCGTGAGCTTTGCTGCTGTTGCAGAGTACGCCATACGTTCCCTGACGCTTGCGACACCGTCAGGAGTCATCGCTGCCTACAAAACCAGGATTACTACGGACAAATATCTCAGTGAAATACGGAATACGAGAGAGTCCCGACGTATTGATGAGAACCCACTACGGGGATTTCACGAGTTTCTGTGTTCCCAGATTGATGACGGCTCGAATTCGACCTGGTCGAACGGAGTCGAAGTAATGACGACGAAAGCCGAAGAGATCACTCGGTCAGTCCTTGATACTAAGCTCGGGAAGCCGTCCAGTACCCAGACTATTGATCGGACTCAGACCGCGAACCTTCCCCTGATTCGAGAGGTGGACACGACTCAGGCAAGCGATGTTCGAGAAGATGACGTCGTAGAGTGCAACAACGAACTGGTTGAACTACCCGATGAAACGAACCTATCGGGAGAATCGCTTTTCCGTCCACTACTAGTGGAATTTATTCCGGAACTCGCTTGCAAGGCACATGAATCGGATGAAGAAGATGCGGCACTAATGTGTCTCAAGCAGCTTAGAGTAACTCACGAACACGGGCTGGAATATGGGTCGAAAGAGGTCGTCCAGCTTTGTCACGAAGGGTTCCGGACGATACTTACGGATGATCCGGAAACATCAGTGTCTGCGGAACTCGCACTGATGAGCTGGTACTTCGCGCTTGTGGAGCTCCGAGAAACTGCAAAGATTGAGTCAAAAGACCACTATCGCTTCCTCGCAACTGAGATTGAATTTTACCGTGATCTCCTTGAAAACGAGAGGAGAGCAGAGTTTTACGCCGATTATTCCGTCTTCGAAGGTGCCTTTACGACTACGAATCGAATTTTGAGCATTGCGATCGATTCCGGGGACGATAACCTCAATGCGGAGATCCGTGATCTCTGGAACTTGGATTTAGATTCATATAGTGCCCGAACAGCGCTGATTATTGCTACGTTCCGGCTACTGTGCTCCCTCACAGAACTTGCGGTCATGGACACCGGAGAACAGAATATGTACGTGTCGCCCGACACCCTCCATCGAGCCTGGTCGAGTGTCGCCCAAGCAGCGAGTCGACTGGACGCCGTACCCGCAGTCCCGTTCTACAGAGGACTAATCGAAGCTGGCTTCGTGATTTCGGTCAGGACAGACGGTGACCGCTCAACAGACCAAGTGAAGAGATGGCAAAAAACCATCACACGCGTACATAATGACTCTCCAGCCGCTGTCGAAGAGGCTTTCAAGCAAGTGTACCCGCAGAAAGGAACTGGCCGACGTCGGACAGCAACGCTACCACAACCTCTTCTCCGACTCGCGGAATTTAAACCTATCCGAGAGCATAAAGATGCAGATCGAATCCTACCGGAACTCGATCCGACAGCACAGCCACAGGACCCCCAACACACACGATAA